Proteins encoded in a region of the Streptomyces sp. NBC_00513 genome:
- a CDS encoding HNH endonuclease, with protein sequence MPHVLVLNASYEPLGVVPLRRALVLVLENKAVSLEESGAFLHSATRAVPAPSVVRLKRFVRVPYRGPVPLTRRALFARDGGRCMYCGAVATSVDHVIPRSRGGQHAWDNVVAACRRCNHVKADRHLLELGWRLRHQPAPPSGLAWRIIGTGHRDPRWMPYLQPYGADDALDRIGIGVTAAAS encoded by the coding sequence GTGCCGCACGTCCTGGTCCTCAATGCGTCGTACGAGCCGCTCGGCGTCGTACCGCTCCGCCGCGCGCTCGTCCTCGTCCTGGAGAACAAAGCAGTCTCCCTGGAGGAATCCGGCGCCTTTCTGCACAGCGCGACGAGAGCCGTCCCCGCTCCCAGCGTGGTCCGGCTCAAGCGCTTCGTGCGGGTCCCCTACCGGGGGCCCGTTCCGCTCACCCGCCGCGCGCTCTTCGCCCGAGACGGCGGACGCTGCATGTACTGCGGGGCCGTCGCCACCAGCGTCGACCACGTCATCCCGCGCAGCCGGGGTGGGCAGCACGCGTGGGACAACGTCGTCGCCGCGTGCCGACGCTGCAACCACGTCAAGGCGGACCGCCACCTGCTGGAACTGGGCTGGCGGCTGCGGCACCAGCCGGCACCACCGTCGGGCCTCGCCTGGCGGATCATCGGCACCGGCCACCGGGACCCGCGGTGGATGCCGTACCTCCAGCCGTACGGGGCCGACGACGCCCTCGATCGGATCGGGATCGGGGTGACGGCCGCCGCGTCCTAG
- a CDS encoding beta-N-acetylglucosaminidase domain-containing protein — MQLRGKKRATAAVIAVMGTLLGGATASGPLVMSASPSAPDMPDTPASKPGADGAAANGASPAASGASPGPVLDPGSDAPRTAADGPAVWPRPQSMRADPAHAVPVGTEAVLVAAPDADPYAAEVVRTTLRGAGVRTLHERAPGDALPEHGLVVRLQGPDALAALRALGAAEAGDLPSGGYRIAVGRVGDRNTVALAGVGDDGLFNAAQTLRQLLPTDTTKAPGVRVRDWPTAPVRGVTEGFYGDPWTREQRLAQLDFMGRTKQNRLLLAPGDDTYRTTRWREDYPPERQAEFRALAERARANRVVLGWAVTPGQSMCLSSAAERAALTRKVDAMWDLGFRAFQLQFQDVSYTEWGCLEDRERYGRGPAAAAKAHAEVANELAAHLAARYPGAPALSLLPTEYFQDGSTGYRSALGGALNARVEVAWTGVGVVPRTITGRELAGARAAFGQHALVTMDNYPVNDWDPGRIFLGPYAGRDPVVAGASAGLMLNAMPQGTLSRIPVFTAADYAWNPRGYRAGESWAAAVRDLAGPDPRARKALAALAGNTASSGLKQEESAYLRPLVEEFWRTRAAGDRAAGARLRTAFTVLREAPSRLPGLTDEAGPWLDRLAEYGTAGELAVDMLRAQARGDGAAAWKASRALAQARAGLAETRDTRVDTAVLDAFLTKATAEADSWTGASRTVGTVSRGADAWTVRLDGVRPVSAVTVMTDPLAPGTLATVEAHVPGEGWRKVADAGASGWTQADLRGLRADAVRLVWPGASPAVHHVVPWLGDGPAARFELAGGGRADVEIGGAPLRVSADLSALRPGEVRGALSAAPPPGIAVRVPGEVKAPRGTLVSVPLEVTVAAGTPAGVYSVPVTFAGQSRTLTVRAVPRTGGPDLLRGAKASSSGDETPAFPASAVLDGADTTRWSSPAVDGAWWQAELAAPARIGLLTLRWQDAYASAYRVETSADGVTWRAAASVTSRGGTDTVHLDAPGTRFVRVTCDRRATRFGCSLWSATARAVTP; from the coding sequence GTGCAGCTCAGGGGCAAGAAGCGGGCCACGGCGGCGGTGATCGCCGTCATGGGGACGCTCTTGGGCGGAGCGACCGCTTCCGGGCCTTTGGTGATGTCCGCCTCACCCTCGGCGCCCGACATGCCCGACACGCCCGCGTCGAAGCCGGGGGCGGACGGCGCCGCGGCGAACGGCGCCTCGCCCGCCGCGTCCGGTGCCTCGCCCGGTCCGGTCCTCGATCCGGGCTCCGACGCGCCGCGGACCGCCGCCGACGGGCCGGCCGTGTGGCCGCGCCCGCAGTCGATGAGGGCCGATCCGGCGCACGCGGTGCCGGTGGGCACCGAGGCCGTGCTGGTGGCGGCGCCGGACGCCGACCCGTACGCCGCCGAGGTCGTCCGGACCACCCTGCGCGGGGCCGGCGTGCGGACCCTGCACGAACGGGCCCCCGGGGACGCGCTGCCCGAACACGGCCTCGTCGTACGCCTCCAGGGCCCCGACGCCCTCGCCGCACTGCGGGCGCTGGGTGCGGCCGAGGCGGGGGACCTGCCGTCCGGGGGCTACCGCATCGCGGTGGGCAGGGTCGGCGACCGGAACACCGTCGCGTTGGCCGGCGTGGGCGACGACGGCCTCTTCAACGCGGCGCAGACGCTGCGCCAACTCCTCCCGACGGACACCACGAAGGCCCCCGGGGTGCGCGTACGGGACTGGCCGACGGCTCCCGTGCGCGGTGTCACCGAGGGCTTCTACGGGGACCCCTGGACCCGCGAGCAACGGCTCGCCCAGCTCGACTTCATGGGACGCACCAAGCAGAACCGGCTGTTGCTGGCGCCCGGCGACGACACGTACCGCACCACGCGGTGGCGCGAGGACTACCCGCCCGAGCGGCAGGCCGAGTTCCGGGCGCTCGCCGAGCGGGCCCGCGCCAACCGGGTGGTGCTCGGCTGGGCGGTGACCCCCGGCCAGTCGATGTGCCTGTCCTCGGCGGCCGAGCGGGCGGCGCTCACCCGCAAGGTGGACGCCATGTGGGACCTCGGCTTCCGGGCGTTCCAGCTCCAGTTCCAGGACGTCAGCTACACGGAGTGGGGCTGCCTGGAGGACCGCGAACGGTACGGAAGGGGCCCCGCCGCCGCCGCGAAGGCGCACGCCGAGGTCGCCAACGAGCTGGCCGCGCACCTCGCCGCCCGCTACCCGGGGGCGCCCGCGCTGTCGCTGCTGCCGACCGAGTACTTCCAGGACGGCTCCACCGGCTACCGGAGCGCGCTCGGCGGCGCGTTGAACGCGCGCGTGGAGGTCGCGTGGACGGGCGTCGGGGTGGTGCCCCGCACCATCACCGGCAGGGAACTGGCCGGGGCCCGGGCCGCCTTCGGGCAGCACGCGCTGGTCACCATGGACAACTACCCGGTCAACGACTGGGATCCGGGCCGGATCTTCCTCGGCCCGTACGCGGGGCGGGACCCGGTGGTGGCCGGCGCCTCGGCGGGGCTGATGCTCAACGCGATGCCGCAGGGCACCCTGTCGCGGATCCCCGTGTTCACGGCGGCGGACTACGCGTGGAACCCGCGCGGCTACCGGGCGGGCGAATCGTGGGCGGCGGCGGTACGCGATCTCGCGGGCCCGGACCCCCGGGCCCGCAAGGCGCTGGCCGCCCTCGCCGGGAACACCGCCTCGTCGGGGCTCAAGCAGGAGGAGTCCGCGTACCTGAGGCCGCTCGTCGAGGAGTTCTGGCGGACCCGCGCCGCGGGCGACCGGGCGGCCGGCGCACGGCTGCGCACGGCCTTCACCGTGCTGCGGGAGGCCCCCTCCCGGCTGCCCGGTCTCACCGACGAGGCCGGCCCGTGGCTGGACCGGCTGGCGGAGTACGGAACCGCCGGCGAACTGGCCGTGGACATGCTCCGGGCCCAGGCCCGGGGGGACGGCGCGGCGGCCTGGAAGGCCTCGCGCGCCCTGGCGCAGGCCCGCGCCGGGCTCGCGGAGACCCGCGACACCCGGGTGGACACGGCCGTACTGGACGCCTTCCTCACGAAGGCCACCGCCGAGGCGGACAGCTGGACGGGAGCGTCGCGGACCGTCGGCACGGTGTCGCGGGGCGCCGACGCGTGGACCGTCCGGCTGGACGGCGTACGCCCCGTGTCGGCGGTCACCGTGATGACGGACCCGCTCGCGCCCGGGACGCTCGCCACGGTGGAGGCTCACGTACCGGGCGAGGGCTGGCGCAAGGTCGCCGACGCGGGCGCCTCCGGGTGGACCCAGGCCGACCTGCGAGGTCTGCGGGCCGACGCGGTACGGCTGGTCTGGCCCGGGGCCTCCCCCGCCGTGCACCACGTGGTGCCCTGGCTCGGGGACGGGCCCGCGGCCCGCTTCGAGCTGGCCGGCGGCGGGCGGGCGGACGTGGAGATAGGCGGCGCCCCGCTGCGGGTGTCCGCGGACCTGTCCGCCCTGCGGCCCGGCGAGGTCCGGGGCGCGCTGTCGGCTGCCCCGCCGCCGGGGATCGCGGTCCGCGTCCCGGGCGAGGTGAAGGCCCCCCGGGGAACCCTGGTCAGCGTCCCGCTGGAGGTCACCGTCGCGGCCGGCACCCCGGCGGGGGTCTACTCCGTCCCGGTGACCTTCGCCGGTCAGTCGCGCACCCTGACGGTCCGGGCGGTGCCCCGCACGGGCGGCCCGGACCTGCTGCGGGGCGCGAAGGCCTCCTCGTCCGGCGACGAGACCCCGGCCTTCCCCGCCTCGGCGGTCCTGGACGGAGCCGACACCACCCGGTGGTCGTCCCCCGCGGTGGACGGGGCGTGGTGGCAGGCCGAACTGGCCGCCCCCGCCAGGATCGGCCTGCTGACCCTGCGCTGGCAGGACGCGTATGCGTCCGCGTACCGGGTCGAGACCTCCGCGGACGGGGTCACCTGGCGCGCGGCGGCGTCGGTCACCTCCCGGGGCGGCACGGACACCGTCCACCTGGACGCGCCGGGGACCCGGTTCGTCCGCGTCACGTGCGACAGGCGCGCGACGCGCTTCGGCTGCAGCCTCTGGTCGGCCACGGCCCGAGCGGTCACCCCCTGA
- a CDS encoding mechanosensitive ion channel family protein gives MPSPATLLPLAATTDDAAESVTNAADFIEQNWADWLAMGLRIVFILVIAFALRSVIRKSLTRLISRMNRGAAAVEGTTLGGLLVNAERRRQRSEAIGSVLRSVASFLILGTAVLMVLAELKIDLAPLLASAGVAGVAIGFGARNLVTDFLSGVFMILEDQYGVGDKIDAGVASGEVIEVGLRVTKLRGDNGEIWYVRNGEIKRIGNLSQGWATAGVDVQVKPTERLSHLREVVQEVADAMAKESPWDERLWGPVEVLGLDEVLLASMTVKVSAKTMPGQQFAVERELRWRIKEAFDAAGIRIIGGLPDAEEATEAADPSASVAAPSAMSNPTSPQALATTPIPGPSAPGNPRITK, from the coding sequence GTGCCCTCGCCCGCCACCCTGCTACCGCTGGCAGCGACCACCGACGACGCCGCGGAGAGCGTCACCAACGCCGCGGACTTCATAGAGCAGAACTGGGCCGATTGGCTGGCCATGGGGCTGCGGATCGTCTTCATCCTGGTGATCGCGTTCGCGCTGCGCTCGGTGATCCGCAAGTCGCTGACCAGGCTCATATCCCGGATGAACCGGGGTGCGGCGGCCGTCGAGGGGACGACGCTGGGCGGGTTGCTGGTCAACGCGGAGCGCCGGCGTCAGCGATCCGAGGCGATCGGTTCGGTGCTGCGGTCGGTGGCCTCGTTCCTGATCCTCGGCACGGCGGTGCTGATGGTGCTCGCCGAGCTGAAGATCGATCTCGCGCCGCTGCTGGCGAGTGCCGGTGTGGCCGGTGTGGCGATCGGTTTCGGTGCGCGGAACCTGGTGACGGACTTCCTGTCCGGCGTGTTCATGATCCTCGAGGACCAGTACGGCGTCGGCGACAAGATCGACGCGGGGGTGGCCTCCGGCGAGGTCATCGAGGTCGGGCTGCGCGTGACGAAGCTGCGCGGCGACAACGGCGAGATCTGGTACGTCCGCAACGGCGAGATCAAGCGGATCGGCAACCTCAGCCAGGGCTGGGCCACGGCGGGCGTGGACGTGCAGGTCAAGCCGACCGAGCGGCTCTCCCACTTGCGCGAGGTGGTCCAGGAGGTCGCGGACGCCATGGCGAAGGAGTCCCCGTGGGACGAGCGCCTGTGGGGTCCGGTGGAGGTACTGGGCCTGGACGAGGTGCTGTTGGCCTCGATGACGGTGAAGGTGTCGGCGAAGACGATGCCCGGTCAGCAGTTCGCCGTGGAGCGCGAACTGCGCTGGCGGATCAAGGAGGCCTTCGACGCGGCGGGCATCCGGATCATCGGCGGGCTGCCGGACGCGGAGGAGGCCACGGAGGCCGCCGACCCGTCGGCCTCCGTGGCGGCGCCGTCGGCGATGTCGAACCCGACGTCCCCGCAGGCACTGGCCACCACACCGATCCCCGGACCGAGCGCGCCCGGCAATCCCCGGATCACCAAGTAG